A window of the Gossypium arboreum isolate Shixiya-1 chromosome 2, ASM2569848v2, whole genome shotgun sequence genome harbors these coding sequences:
- the LOC108459092 gene encoding protein PIN-LIKES 7 isoform X1, whose protein sequence is MGFWTLFEVASMPILQVLIISLLGAFMATDYCKLLPVDIRRSLNRIVFVVFTPSLMFASLAKTVTLQDIISWWFMPVNIGLTFLVGIILGWIVVKILKPKPYLEGLIIATCSSGNLGNLLLIVVPAICNEDGSPFGDTNVCTRIGLSYASFSMALGGFYLWTITFHMIRASSLKLRDDEAAEDFSSKQPNKNLDATPQSQLLKGESEEQVAILVKAPQDTSPKAKGNAPLWRQVVRFLHQILEELMAPPTLGAIFGFTFGAIDWLRNLVIGPGAPLRVVQDSIKLLGDATIPCITLILGANLTQGLRSSTIKPMVIMGVVCVRYIILPVVGIFIVKAAGDLGFLPPDPLFRYVLMVQFTLPPAMNIGTMAQLFDVGQDECSVLFLWTYLAAALALTSWSTVFMWILT, encoded by the exons ATGGGTTTCTGGACATTGTTTGAGGTGGCTTCCATGCCAATTTTACAAGTGCTTATAATAAGTTTGCTGGGCGCTTTCATGGCAACTGATTACTGCAAACTTCTCCCAGTAGACATCCGGAGATCCTTGAATAGG ATCGTGTTCGTCGTGTTTACCCCCTCGCTCATGTTTGCAAGTCTTGCCAAGACTGTCACGCTCCAAGACATCATTTCATG GTGGTTTATGCCTGTAAACATCGGGCTCACCTTTCTAGTGGGAATAATTCTTGGGTGGATCGTGGTTAAGATACTGAAACCAAAACCCTATCTGGAGGGTCTTATCATTGCTACATGTTCATCTG GGAACTTGGGAAATCTTCTCCTTATAGTTGTCCCTGCAATCTGTAATGAGGATGGAAGCCCATTTGGGGATACTAATGTTTGCACCAGAATTGGACTTTCATATGCATCTTTCTCCATGGCG CTTGGTGGTTTCTACCTCTGGACTATCACTTTCCACATGATAAGAGCTTCATCTTTGAAATTGAGAGATGATGAAGCAGCTGAGGATTTCAGTTCAAAACAACCCAACAAGAACTTGGATGCTACACCCCAAAGTCAGCTTCTGAAAGGAGAAAGTGAAGAGCAAGTGGCCATATTGGTG AAGGCACCCCAAGACACTAGCCCAAAGGCAAAAGGGAATGCACCGTTGTGGCGTCAAGTAGTGCGATTTCTTCATCAGATTTTGGAAGAGCTCATGGCACCGCCAACACTTGGTGCA ATTTTCGGTTTCACCTTTGGAGCGATCGACTGGCTGAGAAACCTTGTAATTGGTCCGGGGGCTCCACTACGGGTAGTCCAAGACTCGATTAAACTGTTAGG GGATGCAACGATCCCCTGTATCACCCTCATACTAGGAGCCAACTTGACTCAAGGCTTGCGTTCGTCAACAATTAAGCCGATGGTTATCATGGGAGTGGTGTGTGTTCGGTACATTATACTACCGGTTGTTGGTATTTTTATTGTTAAAGCAGCTGGGGACCTTGGGTTCCTACCGCCCGACCCTTTGTTCCGCTACGTGCTCATGGTTCAGTTTACTCTGCCACCAGCCATGAATATTG GTACCATGGCCCAGCTGTTTGATGTGGGTCAAGACGAGTGCTCGGTCCTCTTCCTGTGGACATACTTGGCTGCTGCTTTAGCACTCACGTCTTGGTCAACAGTCTTCATGTGGATCTTGACCTAA
- the LOC108459092 gene encoding protein PIN-LIKES 7 isoform X2, translating to MFASLAKTVTLQDIISWWFMPVNIGLTFLVGIILGWIVVKILKPKPYLEGLIIATCSSGNLGNLLLIVVPAICNEDGSPFGDTNVCTRIGLSYASFSMALGGFYLWTITFHMIRASSLKLRDDEAAEDFSSKQPNKNLDATPQSQLLKGESEEQVAILVKAPQDTSPKAKGNAPLWRQVVRFLHQILEELMAPPTLGAIFGFTFGAIDWLRNLVIGPGAPLRVVQDSIKLLGDATIPCITLILGANLTQGLRSSTIKPMVIMGVVCVRYIILPVVGIFIVKAAGDLGFLPPDPLFRYVLMVQFTLPPAMNIGTMAQLFDVGQDECSVLFLWTYLAAALALTSWSTVFMWILT from the exons ATGTTTGCAAGTCTTGCCAAGACTGTCACGCTCCAAGACATCATTTCATG GTGGTTTATGCCTGTAAACATCGGGCTCACCTTTCTAGTGGGAATAATTCTTGGGTGGATCGTGGTTAAGATACTGAAACCAAAACCCTATCTGGAGGGTCTTATCATTGCTACATGTTCATCTG GGAACTTGGGAAATCTTCTCCTTATAGTTGTCCCTGCAATCTGTAATGAGGATGGAAGCCCATTTGGGGATACTAATGTTTGCACCAGAATTGGACTTTCATATGCATCTTTCTCCATGGCG CTTGGTGGTTTCTACCTCTGGACTATCACTTTCCACATGATAAGAGCTTCATCTTTGAAATTGAGAGATGATGAAGCAGCTGAGGATTTCAGTTCAAAACAACCCAACAAGAACTTGGATGCTACACCCCAAAGTCAGCTTCTGAAAGGAGAAAGTGAAGAGCAAGTGGCCATATTGGTG AAGGCACCCCAAGACACTAGCCCAAAGGCAAAAGGGAATGCACCGTTGTGGCGTCAAGTAGTGCGATTTCTTCATCAGATTTTGGAAGAGCTCATGGCACCGCCAACACTTGGTGCA ATTTTCGGTTTCACCTTTGGAGCGATCGACTGGCTGAGAAACCTTGTAATTGGTCCGGGGGCTCCACTACGGGTAGTCCAAGACTCGATTAAACTGTTAGG GGATGCAACGATCCCCTGTATCACCCTCATACTAGGAGCCAACTTGACTCAAGGCTTGCGTTCGTCAACAATTAAGCCGATGGTTATCATGGGAGTGGTGTGTGTTCGGTACATTATACTACCGGTTGTTGGTATTTTTATTGTTAAAGCAGCTGGGGACCTTGGGTTCCTACCGCCCGACCCTTTGTTCCGCTACGTGCTCATGGTTCAGTTTACTCTGCCACCAGCCATGAATATTG GTACCATGGCCCAGCTGTTTGATGTGGGTCAAGACGAGTGCTCGGTCCTCTTCCTGTGGACATACTTGGCTGCTGCTTTAGCACTCACGTCTTGGTCAACAGTCTTCATGTGGATCTTGACCTAA
- the LOC108459084 gene encoding serine/threonine-protein kinase/endoribonuclease IRE1a-like, producing the protein MRLLFFCFLILLSSAFSTPIAIHVPDAQSTGILRAGGRSLLSLSEQETELAARTDGTIVLRTINSKRVIWSFASGSPIYSSYQAPPTLDNGNEAASRPITAFFIDCGDDWELYAHATHSNKMKLPVTVEEFVKHMPHVSEEGAITVGSKRTTVYVVDAMTGKLLHVYRSPDSPSALEPDKEGTPLSDNGNGNKELLNSAASSIAQRRFHITRTDYTLQSFHPNSDKVSWSLMVSEIGAALLCQDVKFTVNSSYEFPEIGNDFVLPFPCQSKGIVIREHNTTEYTSTSHHDDPMLPLSSSNAPTSLAKPDSTSDDRHNRKMLLVAAPESKLQLPHKVDRLLNLSQDNENETSVPQPPLENSDSRMFGVHDLRTPHADGHGKAIFSKYPVVFSFIFFIILVGFVINHVLLAKRLSALKDQPVANINIGSSNRKKSRRSGKINGSIEKKDQHTSSGSEDEFSPVGADNEKLLDLNKLVGSFDGRRIGKLIVLSKEIAKGSNGTIILEGFYEGRAVAVKRLVQAHHDVAFKEIQNLIVSDQHPNIVRWYGVEYDQDFVYLALERCTCSLDDLIQIYSDTPGNSVLSKDPATRAMVEHKIHLDLVKGAMQDLNLWKANGHPSQLFLKLMRDMVSGLAHLHDLGIIHRDIKPQNVLIIKEKTVCAKLSDMGISKRLLEDRSSLGHHATGCGSSGWQAPEQLLLGRQTRAVDLFSLGCVLFFCITRGKHPFGNHLERDINVVNNRVNLFLVEHIPEAVDLISCLLNPEPELRPSALEVLRHPLFWSCEMKLSFLQETSDRVELEDRKVDSDILKALESVAPMALGGKWNEKMEHAFIANIGYYRRYKFDSVRDLLRVMRNKSHHYRELPIEIQELVGSVPEGFYGYFASRFPRLFIEVYKVVSSRCREEECFQKYF; encoded by the exons ATGAGGCTGCTTTTTTTCTGTTTCTTGATTCTCCTATCCTCTGCTTTCTCCACGCCCATCGCAATTCATGTGCCGGACGCCCAGAGCACCGGAATCCTGAGAGCCGGGGGGAGATCGCTCTTGTCTCTCTC TGAGCAAGAAACAGAATTAGCTGCTAGAACGGATGGTACCATTGTTTTAAGGACTATAAACTCAAAGAGAGTAATCTGGTCATTTGCCTCCGGGTCTCCCATTTACTCTTCCTATCAGGCTCCTCCGACATTGGATAATGGCAATGAAGCTGCCTCCCGACCAATCACTGCTTTCTTCATTGATTGTGGAGATGATTGGGAACTCTACGCGCATGCAACCCATTCTAATAAAATG AAACTTCCTGTAACTGTTGAAGAATTTGTCAAACACATGCCCCATGTATCCGAGGAAGGGGCAATCACTGTTGGCTCTAAGAGGACAACTGTGTATGTGGTAGATGCTATGACTGGAAAGCTACTGCATGTTTATAGGTCACCTGATTCTCCATCTGCGCTGGAGCCCGACAAAGAGGGGACTCCTTTATCGGATAACGGTAATGGTAATAAGGAGCTGTTGAATTCTGCTGCTTCTAGTATTGCTCAGCGGCGATTTCACATCACAAGGACTGATTACACACTGCAGTCTTTTCATCCTAACTCAGACAAGGTTTCATGGAGTCTAATGGTTTCAGAAATTGGGGCTGCTTTACTTTGCCAGGATGTTAAATTTACTGTGAATTCAAGTTATGAATTTCCTGAAATTGGCAATGACTTTGTTTTGCCATTTCCATGTCAATCAAAAGGTATTGTTATTCGAGAGCATAATACGACAGAATATACAAGCACTTCTCATCATGATGATCCGATGCTCCCATTGTCTTCTTCTAATGCACCTACTTCACTGGCCAAGCCTGATAGCACATCAGATGACCGTCATAATAGGAAAATGCTTCTAGTGGCAGCTCCAGAATCAAAGCTTCAATTGCCACACAAAGTTGATAGATTATTGAACTTGTCTCAAGACAATGAAAATGAAACAAGTGTCCCTCAGCCTCCTTTGGAGAATAGTGATTCTAGAATGTTTGGTGTACATGATCTGAGAACACCTCATGCTGATGGGCATGGCAAGGCCATTTTTTCCAAATATCCAGTAGTATTTTCctttatatttttcataattttggtgGGCTTTGTCATCAACCACGTTCTTTTGGCTAAAAGGCTTTCTGCGTTAAAAGACCAGCCTGTTGCTAATATAAACATTGGATCCTCCAACAGAAAGAAATCCCGAAGATCAGGGAAGATTAATGGTTCTATTGAGAAAAAGGATCAGCACACATCATCTGGAAGCGAGGATGAATTTTCACCTGTTGGTGCTGACAACGAAAAATTGCTGGACCTTAATAAATTAGTTGGTAGCTTTGATGGACGTAGAATAGGTAAGCTAATTGTATTAAGCAAAGAAATTGCAAAAGGAAGCAATGGTACAATTATCCTTGAGGGATTCTATGAAGGCCGAGCAGTTGCTGTGAAACGTCTTGTCCAAGCTCATCATGATGTTGCTTTCAAAGAAATTCAAAATCTCATTGTGTCTGACCAGCATCCGAATATTGTTAGATGGTATGGTGTGGAGTATGATCAAGATTTTGTGTATCTTGCTCTGGAGCGTTGCACTTGCAGTTTAGATGATTTGATTCAAATTTACTCAGATACACCTGGAAACTCAGTCCTCAGCAAGGACCCAGCAACACGTGCAATGGTTGAGCATAAAATTCACCTggatttggtgaaaggtgccatgcaGGATCTTAATTTGTGGAAAGCAAATGGCCATCCGTCACAACTCTTCCTAAAACTGATGAG GGATATGGTTTCAGGTCTTGCTCATTTGCATGATCTGGGAATAATTCATCGAGACATAAAGCCTCAAAATGTGCTAATAATTAAGGAAAAAACAGTGTGTGCAAAGCTTTCTGATATGGGCATTAGCAAGCGCCTTCTTGAGGATAGGTCTTCCTTGGGTCACCATGCTACTG GCTGTGGTAGTTCAGGTTGGCAAGCACCGGAACAACTTCTTCTTGGTCGCCAAACACGTGCAGTTGATTTATTTAGTTTGGGTTGTGTCCTTTTCTTCTGCATCACTCGGGGTAAGCACCCGTTTGGCAATCATCTTGAACGTGATATCAATGTTGTGAACAACCGAGTGAACCTTTTTCTAGTGGAGCATATCCCTGAAGCTGTGGATCTAATATCTTGTTTATTGAATCCTGAGCCTGAATTGAG ACCAAGCGCATTGGAGGTGTTGCGTCATCCTCTATTTTGGAGTTGTGAGATGAAACTGTCTTTTCTTCAAGAGACAAGTGATAGGGTTGAATTAGAAGATAGGAAGGTTGACTCTGACATCTTGAAAGCATTGGAGAGTGTTGCACCAATGGCTCTTGGTGGAAAATGGAATGAGAAAATGGAACATGCATTCATTGCCAACATTGGGTATTACCGTCGTTATAAGTTTGACAGTGTTCGAGATCTGTTGCGAGTCATGAGGAACAAATCACATCACTATAGAGAGCTTCCCATAGAAATTCAG GAACTAGTAGGGTCGGTTCCAGAAGGGTTTTATGGTTATTTTGCCAGTCGATTCCCGAGACTCTTTATTGAAGTATACAAAGTTGTTAGCAGCCGCTGCAGGGAAGAGGAATGCTTCCAGAAATACTTTTAA
- the LOC108456947 gene encoding glutamate receptor 3.6-like has product MKQQQQFTMNIILWLLASMIVCNGLPLNANVSGRPAVVNIGAIFSFKTVIGKAAKIAIETAIEDVNSNPDILPGTKLILQMKDSNYSGFMAVVEALLFMERDTVAIIGPQSSVTAHVISHIANVLRVPLLSFSSTDPTLSPIQFPFFVRTAQNDLYQMSAIAEIIDHYEWREVIAIYEDDDHGRNGIAALGDKLAERRCRISYKARLSPEPTRDEITDVLVKVALRESRILVVHVPGSWGLKVFSVAQYLGMLGTGYVWIATNWLSTVLETNSPLSQDAMDDIQGVVTLRMYTPDSQLKRRFVSRWSNLTRGKPIGLNTYSLYAYDTVWLLAHAINEFFNQGGNISFLNNSRASELSEGNLHLDALSVFQGGNLLLDNILNVNMKGVTGDFRFTSDRNLIHPAFEIINVIGTGYRRVGYWSNHSGLSTALPETLWEKPPNRSSTSQMLHGVVWPGQTTQKPRGWVFPNSGRHLKIGVPHRVSYREFVSVRGPDVITGYCIDVFTAALNLLPYAVPYKLIPFGDGRTNPSGTELVRLITAGVFDAAIGDIAIITNRTKMADFTQPYIESGLVVVAPVWRKNSNAFAFLRPFTGRMWAVTAIFFLLVGTVVWILEHRMNDEFRGPPRRQVVTILWFSFSTWFFAHRENTVSVLGRIILIIWLFVVLIINSSYTASLTSILTVQQLSSPIKGIETLVSSKDPIGYQQGSFARNYLIDELKIDASRLVALNSPEECAKALKDGPHKGGVAAMVDDRAYIELFLSTRCEFSIVGQEFTKNGWGFAFPRDSPLAVDMSTAILKLSENGDLQRIHDKWLLRRACSYQGAKMEVDRLQLRSFWGLFLICGLACLIALFLYFLKMVRQFSRHYAEESDLSGQSSRSARIQTFLSFVDEKEEEVKSRSKRRQMERASNRTDDGSNSTSYSSTSYSIRRNSEFASNKSLGATTNTGEV; this is encoded by the exons ATGAAGCAGCAGCAGCAATTTACCATGAATATCATCCTATGGCTTCTGGCGTCTATGATCGTGTGCAATGGTCTTCCACTGAACGCAAACGTTTCTGGAAGGCCTGCAGTTGTGAATATTGGTGCTATTTTTTCATTCAAAACTGTTATCGGAAAAGCTGCAAAAATTGCAATCGAAACAGCCATAGAAGATGTAAATTCAAACCCAGATATCCTTCCAGGAACTAAATTAATACTACAGATGAAGGACTCCAATTACAGTGGGTTTATGGCAGTAGTGGAAG CTTTACTGTTCATGGAGAGAGACACTGTAGCCATAATTGGTCCCCAATCTTCTGTGACGGCTCATGTGATTTCCCATATTGCCAATGTCCTGCGAGTCCCTCTATTGTCATTCTCATCCACAGATCCTACCCTGTCTCCAATTCAGTTCCCATTCTTTGTGAGGACTGCTCAGAACGATTTGTATCAGATGTCTGCCATTGCTGAAATCATAGACCATTATGAATGGAGAGAGGTCATAGCAATCTACGAGGATGACGATCATGGCAGAAATGGGATTGCTGCTTTGGGGGATAAACTGGCCGAAAGACGATGCAGGATCTCCTACAAAGCGCGTTTAAGCCCAGAACCCACCCGGGATGAAATCACTGACGTGTTGGTGAAGGTGGCTTTGAGGGAGTCTAGGATTCTGGTTGTACATGTTCCTGGTAGCTGGGGTCTGAAAGTGTTCAGTGTGGCTCAGTATCTAGGAATGCTTGGAACTGGCTATGTTTGGATTGCTACTAATTGGCTATCTACCGTCCTGGAAACCAACTCCCCCTTATCTCAAGATGCTATGGATGATATTCAAGGTGTTGTTACGCTGCGGATGTACACTCCAGATTCACAACTCAAGAGGAGATTTGTTTCAAGGTGGAGCAACTTAACCAGAGGAAAGCCAATTGGACTCAACACTTACAGTCTGTACGCCTATGACACAGTCTGGTTGCTAGCTCATGCAATCAATGAATTCTTCAATCAGGGAGGAAACATTTCTTTTTTAAATAATTCTAGAGCATCGGAGCTGAGTGAAGGGAACTTACATCTTGATGCTTTGAGCGTGTTTCAAGGAGGGAACTTGTTACTTGACAACATTTTGAACGTCAATATGAAGGGTGTTACAGGGGATTTCAGGTTTACTAGTGATCGGAATCTCATTCATCCTGCATTTGAAATCATTAATGTGATTGGTACTGGCTATAGAAGAGTAGGATACTGGTCCAATCATTCTGGCTTATCAACCGCACTTCCAGAAACCCTTTGGGAAAAACCGCCTAACCGTTCTAGCACAAGCCAAATGTTACACGGCGTTGTTTGGCCTGGACAAACGACGCAAAAACCCCGTGGATGGGTGTTTCCAAACAGTGGAAGACATTTGAAGATTGGAGTTCCTCATCGTGTTAGTTACCGTGAATTTGTGTCAGTAAGAGGCCCTGATGTAATTACAGGATACTGCATTGATGTATTCACTGCTGCTCTCAATTTGTTGCCCTATGCTGTCCCATACAAATTAATTCCCTTCGGGGACGGCCGTACCAACCCAAGTGGCACTGAGCTGGTGCGTTTGATCACAGCAGGT GTATTCGATGCGGCAATAGGCGACATTGCAATCATCACTAACAGAACAAAGATGGCAGATTTCACACAGCCATATATTGAGTCTGGATTAGTTGTGGTAGCCCCAGTTTGGAGGAAGAATTCTAATGCTTTTGCCTTTCTGAGGCCGTTCACAGGAAGGATGTGGGCAGTGACAGCTATCTTTTTCCTGCTAGTGGGAACAGTAGTTTGGATTTTGGAGCATAGGATGAATGATGAGTTCAGAGGCCCCCCAAGAAGACAAGTAGTTACTATTTTATG GTTTAGTTTTTCAACTTGGTTCTTCGCCCACA GAGAAAATACTGTCAGTGTACTTGGTCGCATAATTCTTATCATCTGGCTATTTGTGGTTCTCATAATCAACTCTAGCTACACGGCCAGCCTTACCTCAATCCTTACAGTGCAACAACTTAGTTCTCCCATCAAGGGCATTGAAACTTTGGTATCAAGCAAGGATCCCATTGGCTACCAGCAGGGATCATTTGCCCGAAATTATTTAATTGACGAACTAAAAATCGATGCATCACGGCTGGTTGCACTTAATTCCCCGGAAGAATGTGCTAAAGCTTTGAAAGATGGGCCCCACAAGGGTGGTGTGGCTGCAATGGTGGATGACCGTGCTTATATAGAGCTCTTTCTCTCCACCAGATGTGAATTCAGTATCGTAGGCCAAGAGTTCACCAAAAATGGATGGGGATTT GCCTTTCCACGGGACTCTCCTCTAGCAGTGGACATGTCAACTGCCATTCTCAAACTTTCAGAGAATGGAGATCTCCAAAGGATCCATGACAAATGGCTGTTAAGACGTGCATGTAGTTATCAAGGTGCAAAGATGGAAGTGGACAGGCTTCAGCTTAGAAGCTTTTGGGGCCTATTTCTCATATGTGGATTAGCTTGCTTGATAGCTCTCTTTCTGTATTTCTTGAAAATGGTAAGGCAGTTCAGCCGTCACTACGCTGAGGAATCCGATCTTTCAGGCCAAAGCTCTCGATCTGCACGCATTCAGACATTCCTTTCCTTCGTTGATGAAAAGGAAGAGGAGGTTAAAAGTCGGTCCAAGAGAAGGCAAATGGAGAGAGCCTCTAATCGGACTGATGATGGATCAAATAGCACTAGCTACTCTAGCACTAGCTACTCCATCAGAAGAAATAGTGAATTTGCTTCAAACAAAAGCCTTGGAGCTACCACTAATACGGGTGAAGTCTAG
- the LOC108465201 gene encoding probable protein phosphatase 2C 47, giving the protein MAPATDVSPHATKLEDGSFKSGFNSMEDENEDTLGNMTQASAAKPPRSLSAMRHCSSSAWLIEHESVMGAAGLKSPPSREDSCFLPVFRSGSCSEKGPKQYMEDEFICIDDLFQHLGPAASCPCLGAFYGVFDGHGGLDAASFTRKNILNFIVEDANFATGTKKAVKRAYVKADHALADAKSLDRSSGTTALTALILERTMIIANAGDSRAVLGKRGRAIELSKDHKPNCTSERLRIEKLGGVIYDGYLNGQLSVARALGDWHIKGAKGSKSPLSCEPELEEILLTEEDEFLIMGCDGLWDVMSSQCAVTMVRKELMQHNDPEKCSRALVKEALQRNTCDNLTVVVVCFSPDPPPKIEIPRSYKRRSISAEGLDLLKGVLNNE; this is encoded by the exons ATGGCTCCAGCGACAGATGTATCTCCACATGCAACAAAACTAGAAGATGGAAGCTTCAAAAGTGGTTTCAATTCAATGGAGGATGAAAATGAAGACACATTGGGGAATATGACCCAAGCCAGCGCTGCCAAACCTCCAAGAAGCCTCTCTGCTATGCGCCATTGCTCAAGCTCTGCGTGGCTAATCGAACAT GAATCAGTTATGGGTGCTGCGGGCTTGAAGTCACCACCATCACGTGAAGATTCTTGCTTTCTACCTGTATTCCGTTCAGGAAGCTGTTCTGAGAAAGGACCAAAACAATATATGGAAGATGAGTTTATATGTATTGATGATCTGTTTCAGCATCTTGGCCCGGCTGCAAGCTGTCCTTGCCTAGGAGCATTCTATGGG GTATTTGATGGGCATGGTGGTCTAGATGCAGCATCCTTCACCAGAAAGAACATTCTCAACTTCATTGTTGAAGACGCTAATTTTGCAACTGGAACAAAAAAGGCAGTTAAGCGTGCTTACGTGAAAGCTGATCATGCACTTGCAGATGCTAAATCTCTTGATAGGTCCTCTGGCACCACTGCTTTGACTGCTCTCATTTTGGAAAG AACCATGATCATTGCTAATGCTGGGGACTCTCGAGCTGTATTGGGTAAACGAGGAAGAGCAATCGAGTTGTCTAAAGACCACAAACCCAACTGTACATCTGAAAGATTAAGAATCGAGAAACTAGGTGGTGTGATATATGATGGCTACCTGAATGGCCAGCTTTCTGTAGCACGTGCTCTTGGAGACTGGCATATTAAGGGCGCTAAAGGTTCGAAGAGTCCCTTAAGCTGTGAGCCAGAGTTGGAAGAAATTTTGCTGACAGAAGAAGATGAGTTTCTGATAATGGGGTGTGATGGGCTTTGGGATGTGATGAGTAGCCAATGTGCTGTGACAATGGTGAGGAAGGAGTTGATGCAGCATAATGATCCTGAGAAGTGCTCAAGAGCACTTGTGAAGGAAGCATTACAACGCAACACATGTGATAATCTAACTGTTGTTGTAGTCTGCTTCTCGCCAGACCCACCTCCGAAGATTGAAATTCCGAGATCGTATAAAAGGAGGAGCATATCAGCAGAAGGGCTGGATCTCCTCAAGGGTGTTTTGAACAACGAATGA
- the LOC108463494 gene encoding amino acid transporter AVT3C, translated as MGFDKEASSSSHVLQVPPLPREDTPLLGQPRRLSSQSKTFANVFIAIVGAGVLGLPYTFKKTGWLMGSLMLFSVALLAYHCMMLLVFTRRKLESIHGFSKINSFGDLGFEVCGPLGRFAVDIMIVLAQAGFCISYLIFIANTLAYVFNADNQASILGLSSKTVYLWACFPFQLGLNSIATLTHLAPLSIFADVVDLAAVGVVMVEDVLVFLKNRPELKAFGGFSVFFYGLGVAVYSFEGIGMILPLELEAKYKDKFGKVLALCMAFISLLYGAFGILGYMAFGEETKDIITTNLGAGLISTLVQLGLCVNLFITFPLMMNPVYEVVERRLCDSRYCLWLRWVVVLGVSLVALLVPNFADFLSLVGSSVCCALGFVLPAAFHLMVFKKELGWDGLILDAIIVVLGVIMGVSGTWSSLLEIFASKA; from the coding sequence ATGGGGTTTGATAAGGAAGCAAGCTCATCCTCGCATGTGCTGCAAGTGCCACCTCTCCCAAGAGAAGATACCCCCTTGTTGGGCCAACCACGTCGCCTGTCTTCCCAGTCAAAGACCTTTGCAAACGTCTTTATAGCTATAGTTGGAGCAGGCGTCCTCGGCCTTCCTTACACCTTCAAGAAAACTGGCTGGCTTATGGGCTCCCTCATGCTCTTCTCTGTTGCTCTCCTAGCCTATCACTGCATGATGCTTTTGGTTTTTACTCGCCGCAAGCTGGAGTCTATCCATGGCTTCTCCAAGATCAACTCCTTCGGTGATCTTGGCTTCGAGGTTTGTGGCCCCCTTGGTCGCTTTGCGGTAGATATAATGATAGTTCTTGCCCAAGCTGGTTTCTGCATTAGTTACCTCATTTTTATTGCCAACACTTTAGCCTATGTCTTTAATGCTGACAATCAGGCAAGTATTCTTGGGCTCAGTTCCAAGACTGTGTATCTGTGGGCTTGTTTTCCATTCCAGTTAGGTTTGAATTCAATTGCAACGTTGACTCATTTGGCTCCTTTGAGTATCTTTGCGGATGTGGTAGATCTTGCAGCTGTGGGAGTGGTGATGGTAGAGGATGTATTGGTTTTCTTGAAGAATAGACCCGAGTTGAAGGCTTTCGGTGGTTTCTCTGTATTTTTTTATGGCCTGGGGGTGGCTGTTTATTCTTTTGAAGGAATAGGGATGATACTGCCATTGGAATTAGAGGCTAAATACAAAGATAAGTTTGGGAAAGTATTGGCCTTATGCATGGCATTCATTTCTCTGCTGTATGGAGCATTTGGGATATTGGGATACATGGCTTTTGGTGAAGAAACCAAAGATATAATCACTACCAACCTGGGAGCAGGGTTAATAAGCACTCTGGTGCAACTGGGTCTATGTGTGAACCTGTTTATAACATTCCCGTTGATGATGAACCCAGTTTACGAGGTGGTGGAGAGGCGGTTGTGTGATTCTAGATACTGCTTATGGCTAAGGTGGGTAGTTGTTTTGGGGGTAAGTTTAGTGGCACTGCTGGTCCCAAATTTTGCAGATTTCTTGTCTCTAGTGGGCAGTAGTGTCTGCTGTGCTCTGGGGTTTGTGTTGCCTGCTGCTTTTCATTTGATGGTATTCAAGAAGGAATTAGGGTGGGATGGATTGATTTTGGATGCCATCATTGTGGTTCTGGGTGTGATTATGGGAGTCTCAGGAACCTGGTCTTCGCTCTTGGAGATATTTGCGTCCAAGGCCTAA